One stretch of Labrus bergylta chromosome 24, fLabBer1.1, whole genome shotgun sequence DNA includes these proteins:
- the cdk15 gene encoding cyclin-dependent kinase 15 isoform X2, with translation MEDLSRWVSETGRWVRRCCCGQEEDEEEERGRSKGRSKGDEEEMMRELNFKKSKSSSSLPPAELDLDQSESYPSGSQPHWFHTLQVRRYRVQRGRSNSDPLGGNGCQDHIAWKPGLQFGAAHSYVSLEKLGEGAYASVYKGISRINGQLVALKVIRMKTEEGVPFTAIREASLLKGLKHANIVVLHDIIHTRESLTLVFEYVQTDLSEYMSQHPGGLHSHNVRLFMFQLLRALCYIHSRRILHRDLKPQNLLVSYQGELKMADFGLARSKSIPSQTFSSEVVTLWYRPPDVLLGSTDYSTALDIWGAGCIFIEMLQGAPAFPGVSDVFEQLQKIWAVVGVPSENTWPGISQLPNYEPEPLFVSKPKQFRTIWKSS, from the exons atggaggacttGTCCCGGTGGGTTTCAGAGACCGGGAGGTGGGTGAGGAGGTGCTGCTGTGGacaggaggaggacgaggaggaggagagaggaaggagcaAAGGAAGGAGCaaaggagacgaggaggagatgatgagggagctcaactttaaaaaaagcaagagTTCATCATCCCTCCCGCCTGCTGAG CTGGATTTGGACCAGTCTGAGTCCTACCCCTCAGGGTCCCAGCCCCACTGGTTCCACACCCTGCAGGTCCGACGGTACCGAGTTCAGCGAGGGCGCAGCAACAGCGACCCCCTGGGAGGGAATGGCTGCCAGGACCACATTGCCTGG AAACCCGGTCTTCAGTTTGGAGCGGCTCATTCCTACGTCAGTCTGGAGAAACTGGGTGAAGGAGCATATGCCTCCGTCTACAAAGGAATCAGCAG GATAAACGGGCAGCTGGTGGCTCTGAAGGTGATTCGTATGAAGACGGAGGAGGGCGTGCCGTTCACCGCCATCAGAGAAG CCTCTCTGCTCAAAGGTCTGAAACACGCCAACATTGTGGTCCTCCATGACATCATCCACACCAGAGAGTCTCTGACGCTCGTCTTTGAATACGTG cagacGGATCTGTCAGAGTACATGAGCCAACACCCCGGAGGACTTCACTCACACAACGTCAGG CTCTTTATGTTCCAGTTGCTGCGGGCGTTGTGTTACATCCACAGTCGGAGGATCCTCCACAGAGACCTGAAGCCTCAGAATCTGCTTGTCAGCTACCAGGGAGAACTCAAGATGGCCGACTTTG GTCTGGCCCGGTCCAAGTCCATCCCGAGTCAGACGTTCTCCTCGGAGGTGGTGACGCTGTGGTACCGCCCCCCTGACGTCCTGCTGGGCTCCACAGATTACTCCACAGCTCTGGATATCTG GGGAGCTGGCTGCATCTTTATAGAGATGCTGCAGGGGGCGCCGGCGTTCCCCGGAGTCTCTGATGTGTTTGAACAACTTCAGAAGATCTGGGCG GTTGTGGGCGTTCCCTCTGAGAACACCTGGCCTGGAATCAGTCAACTGCCAAACTACGAACCAG AGCCGTTGTTTGTCTCCAAACCCAAACAGTTCAGGACCATTTGGAAAag CAGTTAG
- the LOC110003786 gene encoding vesicle transport protein SFT2B isoform X2, which yields MDKLKKVLSGEDDGNSDTPGILARANQASTLSWGARMRGFIICFVLGVFCSILGTCLLWIPGFGLVVFAVLYSVGNLCALGSTMFLVGPLRQVKNMCAKERAIATTVMLVCLVLTLCAAFWWKNNGLALLFCVMQFVAFTWYGLSYIPFARDAVIKMFSLCL from the exons ATGGATAAATTAAAGAAGGTGCTGAGCGGTGAAGATGACGGAAACTCGGACACACCCGGAATCCTGGCG AGAGCCAATCAGGCGTCGACGCTGTCCTGGGGGGCGAGGATGAGGGGCTTCATCATCTGCTTTGTTTTAGGCGTTTTCTGCTCCATCCTG ggcACCTGTCTGCTATGGATCCCAGGCTTCGGTCTTGTGGTGTTCGCTGTCCTCTACAGCGTGGGAAATCTCTGCGCTCTGGGCAG CACCATGTTCCTGGTTGGTCCATTAAGACAGGTGAAAAACATGTGTGCTAAAGAGAGAGCCATCGCCACCACCGTCATGCtg GTGTGTTTGGTGCTGACGCTGTGTGCAGCTTTCTGG tggaaGAACAACGGACTGGCTCTGCTCTTCTGTGTGATGCAGTTTGTAGCCTTCACCTG GTACGGACTGTCCTACATCCCGTTTGccag ggacgctgtcatcaaaatgttctccctgtgcctgtag
- the LOC110003783 gene encoding frizzled-7-like codes for MMSMWRIRRSVWTLLLSLLLSPLSSQSDGGVPIPEHGLCQPVSIPLCSELAYNLTILPTLLGHSSQEEAGLEVHQFFPLVKVACSAELRFFLCSLYAPVCTVLEQALPPCRALCERARCGCEALMNKFGFPWPERLRCENFPVHGSGEICVGRNTTGIDDPTLDPTPNIQDLVTPPLYVRTNRAFSCPLQLQVPAYLNYHFLGAKDCGAPCEATRPGGLMFFGEEELKLVRLWVGVCSVLCCVSSLFTVLTFLLDTTRFGYPERPIVFLSGCYFMVAATYGVGVLLQDRVACVDQFRVDGYRTVSQGTKTEGCTLLFTVLYFFSMASSAWWVVLSLSWFLSSAMKWGHEAIEANTQYFHLVAWAVPAVKTITVLATGQVDGDLLTGVCYVGIYSVDALRGFVLAPLFIYLIIGASFLLAGFVSLCRIRTVMKHEGTQTQKLEKLMVRVAAFGVLYTVPASITLACYLYEQAFRPQWEITWRLQTCKRFAVPCPDGNVEPLTPDFTVFMIKYLMTMMAGITSGFWVWSGKTLQSWRQFYKRLINNNNNNNNNKQGETTV; via the coding sequence ATGATGTCAATGTGGAGGATCAGGAGGAGCGTTTGGACCCTccttctttccctcctcctgtctcccctctcctctcagtCTGATGGGGGGGTCCCCATCCCAGAGCACGGCCTCTGTCAGCCCGTCTCCATCCCTCTGTGCAGCGAGCTCGCCTACAACCTGACCATCCTGCCGACCCTGCTGGGACACTCCTCCCAGGAGGAAGCGGGGCTGGAGGTGCATCAGTTCTTCCCGCTGGTTAAAGTGGCGTGCTCAGCCGAGCTGCGCTTCTTCCTGTGCTCGCTGTATGCCCCCGTGTGCACAGTCCTGGAGCAGGCCCTCCCCCCCTGCAGGGCTCTGTGTGAGCGTGCTCGGTGCGGCTGCGAAGCGCTCATGAATAAGTTTGGCTTCCCGTGGCCGGAGAGGCTGCGCTGTGAAAACTTCCCGGTCCACGGTTCGGGAGAGATCTGTGTGGGTCGGAACACGACCGGCATTGACGATCCCACGTTAGACCCCACCCCAAACATCCAGGACCTCGTAACCCCACCACTGTACGTCCGGACCAACCGGGCCTTCTCCTGCCCCCTGCAGCTCCAGGTACCCGCCTACCTAAACTACCACTTCCTGGGGGCGAAGGACtgtggtgccccgtgtgaggcgaCCCGGCCCGGCGGCCTGATGTTCTTCggggaggaggagctgaagctGGTCCGGCTCTGGGTCGGGGTCTGTTCAGTCCTGTGCTGTGTGAGCTCCCTGTTCACCGTGCTCACCTTCCTGCTGGACACGACAAGGTTTGGTTATCCGGAGCGGCCCATCGTCTTCCTCTCCGGATGTTACTTCATGGTGGCAGCCACATATGGCGTGGGCGTCCTGCTGCAGGACAGGGTGGCGTGTGTGGATCAGTTCAGAGTGGACGGGTACAGGACGGTGTCTCAGGGCACCAAGACGGAGGGCTGCACACTTCTTTTTACCGTGCTCTACTTCTTCAGCATGGCGAGCTCCGCCTGGTGGGTCGTCCTGTCACTCAGCTGGTTCCTGTCGTCCGCCATGAAGTGGGGTCACGAGGCCATCGAGGCCAACACCCAGTACTTTCACCTGGTGGCGTGGGCGGTACCGGCAGTGAAAACCATCACTGTTCTGGCGACGGGGCAGGTGGATGGCGACCTACTGACCGGCGTCTGTTACGTGGGGATTTACAGTGTGGACGCTCTGCGGGGCTTCGTCCTGGCGCCGCTCTTCATCTACCTTATCATCGGCGCTTCCTTCCTGCTGGCGGGCTTCGTGTCGCTCTGCCGTATCCGCACCGTCATGAAGCATGAAGGCACTCAGACGCAGAAGCTGGAGAAGCTGATGGTGCGGGTCGCAGCGTTTGGCGTGCTGTACACAGTGCCCGCCAGCATCACCCTCGCTTGCTACTTGTACGAGCAGGCGTTCCGGCCACAGTGGGAAATTACGTGGCGCTTGCAGACGTGCAAACGCTTTGCAGTGCCGTGCCCCGACGGAAACGTTGAACCACTGACGCCCGACTTCACCGTGTTCATGATCAAGTACCTGATGACCATGATGGCCGGGATCACCTCCGGCTTCTGGGTGTGGTCAGGGAAGACGTTGCAGTCATGGCGGCAGTTCTATAAAAGActgatcaacaacaacaacaacaacaacaacaacaagcagggGGAGACAACAGTGTGA
- the LOC110003786 gene encoding uncharacterized protein isoform X1, producing the protein MERLLILLLSVSLLWGQTETGSETRTETGSETRVDLGQNITLNCSFTNQDCFWYMEVHSGFRSCISRTLASNHSIYFISDCKNKYTAMTGNRLLITNITADDYRRYFCGKQQNSDAVDTFLLVPDDPKAPPPPPPDGHQPQTHAWSLSLNELIMYISITLNILLVLVTGLLCKLLCLKKCCSEQVSEPSPFTPENPESPQYEEIQLNAHRAPPAADLSRDDIYSKAGFPQPTLRPQRHLTAT; encoded by the exons ATGGAGCGCCTCctgatcctcctcctctcagtaaGTCTGCTCTGGGGCCAGACTGAGACCGGGTCTGAGACCAGGACTGAGACCGGATCTGAGACCAGAGTGGATCTGGGTCAGAACATCACTTTAAACTGCTCCTTCACAAACCAGGACTGCTTCTGGTACATGGAGGTCCACAGCGGGTTCAGGAGCTGCATCAGCCGCACACTGGCGTCAAACCACAGTATCTACTTCATATCTGATTGTAAGAATAAATACACGGCCATGACAGGAAACAGACTGCTGATTACAAACATCACAGCTGATGACTACAGGAGATATTTCTGTGGAAAGCAGCAGAATAGCGATGCAGTGGACACTTTCCTTCTGGTCCCAG atgATCCTaaagctccgccccctccgCCCCCAGACGGTCACCAACCACAGACGCACGCCTGGAGTTTGAGTCTGAACGAGCTGATCATGTACATCTCCATCACGCTGAACATCCTCCTCGTCCTGGTTACAG GTTTGCTTTGTAAATTACTCTGTTTGAAGAAGTGCTGCAGCGAGCAGGTGTCTGAGCCCTCACCTTTCACACCTGAGAACCCTGAGAGCCCACAG taTGAAGAGATCCAGCTCAACGCccacagagcgccccctgctgctgATCTTTCTCGGGACGATATTTACTCCAAAGCTGGATTTCCTCAGCCCACACTGCGTCCACAGAGACACCTGACAGCTACCTGA
- the si:ch211-207l14.1 gene encoding uncharacterized protein si:ch211-207l14.1, whose protein sequence is MDPDGEEANVFTDAVEPSAVRAEEEEDVKIFNAWMQRYRGGTLREKIGEEEEEDRESEEGRGSSRSSLESEGRTRMKRRASLPCPNTLSAMQLSRLHSSTQAPVTARVLLRRTSSRRLVPVPQEAAVPAAPESRPSLIPPTILEVTSPERRSTFRRRNVMSLSDAYSMCLICHNDLNTGKGGARELQCSHTFHRECIEEWFWRKQSCPTCHVQVSMPQPVD, encoded by the exons ATGGATCCAGACGGTGAAGAAGCAAACGTGTTCACGGACGCAGTGGAGCCGAGCGCCGtgagagcggaggaggaggaagatgttAAGATCTTTAACGCCTGGATGCAGCGATACAGAGGAGGAACACTGAGGGAGAAAataggagaagaagaggaggaggacagggagTCAGAGGAGGGACggggcagcagcaggagcagcttagAGTCAGAGGGCCGGACCAGGATGAAACGCCGGGCGTCGTTACCGTGTCCG aACACTCTCTCTGCCATGCAGCTGTCTCGTCTCCACTCGTCCACTCAGGCTCCCGTCACCGCCAGGGTTCTTCTTCGCCGCACGTCCTCCAGGCGTCTTGTCCCCGTGCCGCAGGAGGCTGCCGTCCCCGCTGCCCCCGAGAGTAGACCCTCCCTCATCCCGCCCACCATCCTCGAGGTCACATCGCCCGAGAGGCGGAGCACATTCAGGAGACGCAACGTCATGTCGCTG AGCGACGCCTACAGCATGTGTCTGATCTGTCACAATGACCTGAACACAGGAAAGGGAGGAGCCAGAGAGCTGCAGTGTTCACACACCTTCCACAGAGAG tgtatCGAAGAGTGGTTCTGGAGGAAACAGTCGTGTCCTACCTGTCATGTCCAGGTGTCCATGCCACAGCCCGTCGACTGA
- the cdk15 gene encoding cyclin-dependent kinase 15 isoform X1, with the protein MEDLSRWVSETGRWVRRCCCGQEEDEEEERGRSKGRSKGDEEEMMRELNFKKSKSSSSLPPAELDLDQSESYPSGSQPHWFHTLQVRRYRVQRGRSNSDPLGGNGCQDHIAWKPGLQFGAAHSYVSLEKLGEGAYASVYKGISRINGQLVALKVIRMKTEEGVPFTAIREASLLKGLKHANIVVLHDIIHTRESLTLVFEYVQTDLSEYMSQHPGGLHSHNVRLFMFQLLRALCYIHSRRILHRDLKPQNLLVSYQGELKMADFGLARSKSIPSQTFSSEVVTLWYRPPDVLLGSTDYSTALDIWGAGCIFIEMLQGAPAFPGVSDVFEQLQKIWAVVGVPSENTWPGISQLPNYEPEPLFVSKPKQFRTIWKRLDQLPYKTEDLVQRMLKAVPADRISAQDALQHLYFSTLPAPIMHLRDTVSIFKVPGVCLETEVRDVFRPGRRVKPSLLPTNKFW; encoded by the exons atggaggacttGTCCCGGTGGGTTTCAGAGACCGGGAGGTGGGTGAGGAGGTGCTGCTGTGGacaggaggaggacgaggaggaggagagaggaaggagcaAAGGAAGGAGCaaaggagacgaggaggagatgatgagggagctcaactttaaaaaaagcaagagTTCATCATCCCTCCCGCCTGCTGAG CTGGATTTGGACCAGTCTGAGTCCTACCCCTCAGGGTCCCAGCCCCACTGGTTCCACACCCTGCAGGTCCGACGGTACCGAGTTCAGCGAGGGCGCAGCAACAGCGACCCCCTGGGAGGGAATGGCTGCCAGGACCACATTGCCTGG AAACCCGGTCTTCAGTTTGGAGCGGCTCATTCCTACGTCAGTCTGGAGAAACTGGGTGAAGGAGCATATGCCTCCGTCTACAAAGGAATCAGCAG GATAAACGGGCAGCTGGTGGCTCTGAAGGTGATTCGTATGAAGACGGAGGAGGGCGTGCCGTTCACCGCCATCAGAGAAG CCTCTCTGCTCAAAGGTCTGAAACACGCCAACATTGTGGTCCTCCATGACATCATCCACACCAGAGAGTCTCTGACGCTCGTCTTTGAATACGTG cagacGGATCTGTCAGAGTACATGAGCCAACACCCCGGAGGACTTCACTCACACAACGTCAGG CTCTTTATGTTCCAGTTGCTGCGGGCGTTGTGTTACATCCACAGTCGGAGGATCCTCCACAGAGACCTGAAGCCTCAGAATCTGCTTGTCAGCTACCAGGGAGAACTCAAGATGGCCGACTTTG GTCTGGCCCGGTCCAAGTCCATCCCGAGTCAGACGTTCTCCTCGGAGGTGGTGACGCTGTGGTACCGCCCCCCTGACGTCCTGCTGGGCTCCACAGATTACTCCACAGCTCTGGATATCTG GGGAGCTGGCTGCATCTTTATAGAGATGCTGCAGGGGGCGCCGGCGTTCCCCGGAGTCTCTGATGTGTTTGAACAACTTCAGAAGATCTGGGCG GTTGTGGGCGTTCCCTCTGAGAACACCTGGCCTGGAATCAGTCAACTGCCAAACTACGAACCAG AGCCGTTGTTTGTCTCCAAACCCAAACAGTTCAGGACCATTTGGAAAag GTTGGACCAGCTGCCGTATAAAACCGAGGATCTGGTCCAGAGGATGCTGAAGGCGGTCCCTGCAGACCGGATCTCAGCACAGGATGCACTGCAGCACCTGTACTTCAGCACATTACCTGCTCCCATCATGCACCTGAGGGACA CTGTGTCCATTTTTAAAGTTCCCGGTGTTTGTCTGGAGACGGAGGTCAGAGACGTGTTTCGGCCCGGACGGAGGGTCAAACCCTCGCTGCTGCCCACCAACAAGTTCTGGTGA